The following proteins are co-located in the Papaver somniferum cultivar HN1 unplaced genomic scaffold, ASM357369v1 unplaced-scaffold_128, whole genome shotgun sequence genome:
- the LOC113332010 gene encoding uncharacterized protein LOC113332010: MEIQMNSSSQIGGTRSPSSSTTSDPNSSSYNHQNNNPNNPNQMQSWWESISKARTRIHILSSIISSSTSTSSSSFISSLADSDRPARSLLESSESYLTISNLLSNPNSGSGNDSLCQWLYETYQSSDPDLSLVVLSFIPLLSGFYLSRIISLASSSHNNQSSLSGFEAVLLSIYAAETKARAGKPCLISIPDLSQPSLYDSTPRNNKSNGTVNRGVNDGGVSSVGVLCAPLEPQVAVKSTKRACIVSVALDCYYKQISQMPSWSKLELCQFSADWAGKDCSCRHEFDNDLNEVAVLNDNGNISFGENRNSFERDSEDGENNEVNETVEQISKLRIRDEFSHEDGVSRGVRIPLPWELLQIVLRILGHCLLAPLNSQEVRDSASFAIRCLYARAVHDIVPQAILATRSLIQLDKRSRSAAKEAGMANAASNANTPSKAKKPEILLMSK; the protein is encoded by the coding sequence ATGGAGATCCAAATGAATTCCTCCTCTCAAATAGGAGGAACAAGATCTCcctcatcatcaacaacatcagaTCCAAATTCTTCATCATACAATCATCAAAACAACAATCCTAATAACCCTAATCAAATGCAATCATGGTGGGAATCTATCTCAAAAGCAAGAACAAGAATTCACATTCTCTCATCCATcatttcatcatcaacatcaacatcatcatcttcatttatATCATCACTAGCTGATTCAGATAGACCAGCTAGATCTTTACTTGAATCGTCAGAATCTTATTTAACaatttctaatttattatcaaaccctaattctggttcAGGTAATGATTCTTTATGTCAATGGTTGTATGAAACTTATCAGTCATCTGATCCTGATCTTAGTTTAGTTGTTCTTTCGTTTATTCCACTACTATCTGGTTTTTATTTATCAAGAATCATTTCATTAGCTTCTTCTTCTCATAATAACCAATCTTCACTATCGGGTTTCGAAGCTGTCCTTCTTTCTATTTACGCTGCTGAAACTAAGGCACGGGCAGGTAAaccttgtttaatttcaattccTGATCTTTCTCAACCTTCTTTATACGATTCTACACCCAGAAATAATAAATCGAATGGTACTGTTAATCGGGGTGTTAATGATGGAGGAGTTTCTTCTGTTGGGGTTTTATGTGCTCCTTTAGAACCACAGGTTGCTGTGAAATCCACGAAACGAGCTTGCATTGTTTCTGTTGCTCTTGATTGTTATTATAAACAGATATCTCAAATGCCTAGTTGGTCTAAACTTGAATTATGTCAATTCTCAGCTGATTGGGCAGGAAAAGATTGTTCTTGTAGGCATGAATTTGACAATGATTTGAATGAAGTTGCGGTTCTAAATGATAACGGAAATATTAGTTTTGGTGAAAATAGAAATAGTTTTGAAAGGGATTCTGAAGATGGTGAGAATAACGAGGTTAACGAAACTGTAGAACAGATTAGTAAATTGAGAATTAGAGATGAGTTTAGTCACGAAGATGGGGTTTCTAGAGGTGTTAGAATTCCACTTCCTTGGGAGTTATTGCAAATTGTGTTGAGAATTTTAGGGCATTGTCTTTTAGCTCCATTGAATTCACAGGAAGTGAGGGATTCGGCTTCGTTTGCGATTAGGTGTTTATATGCTAGGGCAGTTCATGATATTGTTCCACAAGCTATTTTGGCCACAAGGAGTTTGATTCAGCTCGATAAAAGGTCAAGATCAGCTGCTAAAGAAGCAGGTATGGCGAATGCAGCTTCAAATGCTAATACACCAAGCAAAGCTAAGAAACCAGAGATTCTCTTAATGTCGAAGTGA
- the LOC113331997 gene encoding protein DOWNSTREAM OF FLC-like codes for MASSAMKFLVLFAICVLPAFVSATARPVKTPLTVCGKVYCDTCRAGFETTATTFIAGANVMLECRDRKTMQVHYTANGVTDSTGSYEITVAYDHGDHLCEASLVSSPDAGCAKFAPGRDRSVVILTSNNGVASTIRYANNMGFMADQPMSGCAQVLQQYLEAEEDI; via the exons atggcTTCTTCTGCAATGAAATTTCTTGTGTTGTTTGCTATTTGTGTTCTTCCTGCTTTTGTAAGTGCCACTGCTAGACCCGTTAAAACACCTCTCACTGTCTGTGGTAAGGTTTATTGTGATACTTGCAGAGCCGGATTCGAAACCACTGCTACCACTTTCATCGCAG GTGCCAACGTTATGTTGGAATGCAGAGATAGGAAAACAATGCAGGTGCATTACACTGCAAATGGAGTAACAGACTCGACTGGATCATATGAGATCACAGTTGCTTACGACCATGGTGATCATCTATGTGAAGCCTCACTAGTTAGCAGCCCAGATGCAGGCTGTGCTAAGTTTGCACCAGGACGTGATAGGTCAGTCGTAATCCTCACCAGCAACAATGGTGTTGCCTCGACTATCCGATATGCTAACAACATGGGATTCATGGCTGATCAACCAATGAGTGGCTGCGCTCAGGTTCTCCAACAGTACTTGGAAGCTGAAGAAGACATCTAA